In Limnohabitans sp. TEGF004, the genomic window ATACCTGAGCTATGTGGACGAAATTCGCACACGCAACCTAGAGCTTGCCGCCGAATACCTGCTGATGGCCGCCATGCTGATTGAAATCAAATCACGCATGCTGTTGCCCCCAAAAAAGGTAGCCGAAGGCCAAGAGCCCGAAGACCCCCGCGCCGAGCTGGTGCGCCGCTTGCTCGAATACGAGCAAATGAAGCTGGCCGCCGCCAAGCTCAACGAAGTGCCGCAGTTTGGCCGCGACTTTTTGCGTGCACAGGTCTACATCGAACAATCGCTGCAGCCACGCTTCCCGGATGTGCATGTGGTCGAGTTGCAGCAAGCTTGGGCCGACATCTTGAAGCGTGCCAAGCTGGTGCAGCACCACAAGATCAGCCGCGAAGAACTCTCGGTTCGCGAACATATGAGCATCGTGCTCAAGCACTTGCAAGGCAAACGCTTTGTCGAGTTTGAAAACCTGTTTCAGCCCGAACAAGGTGTGCCCGTGCTGGTGGTGACCTTCATCGCCCTGCTTGAGCTGGCCAAAGAAACGCTGATTGAAATCACACAGGCCGAGGCTTTTGCCCCTATTTACGTGCGTTTGGCCTATACCCCTACGTAATAGACCCACGTAAACTCCACACCCTCTCGGCAACACAGGACTGGCTTTGCGCCACACCGTTCTATGAGCAACACCAACGCTTCGCCCTACGGCACTTTGCCCCCCGCATCCCCCGTCGCCGCCCGCAAGCCCATCAGCTTGCCCCGCTTGAACGAGCTGCGCGCCCGTGGTGAAAAAATCACCATGCTCACCGCCTACGACGCCACCTTTGCCGCCGTGGCCGATGCCGCTGGCGTGGAATGCATTTTGGTGGGCGACTCGCTGGGCATGGTCTGCCAAGGCCTCACCAGCACCGTGGGCGTAACGCTAGACACCATGCGCTATCACGTCGAAAGCGTGGCCCGTGGCATCCGCCGCGTGCAAGGCACAGCTTGGATCATTGGCGACCTGCCCTTTGGCAGCTACCAAGAATCCAAAGAACAAGCCCTACGCAGCGCAATGGTTCTGATGCAAGCGGGTGCTCACATGGTTAAGCTCGAAGGCGGCGGCTGGACCACCGACATCGTGCATTTTTTGGTCGAACGCGGCATTCCTGTCTGCGCCCATTTGGGCCTGACCCCACAAACCGTTCACGCCCTAGGCGGCTACCGCGTGCAAGGCCGTGGTGACTCTGCCACCAAGCTGCGCCAAGAGGCCATTGCCCTGCAAGACGCAGGCGCCAGCATGCTGGTGCTAGAGATGGTGCCCGAGCCACTGTCTACTGCCCTCACGCAAGAGCTGCCCACCTGTCACACCATCGGCATTGGAGCGGGCAACGGCACGGCCGGCCAAGTGCTGGTCATGCACGACATGCTGGGCGTCAACTTGGGCAAGAACCCCAAATTCGTGCACAACTTCATGGAAGGCCAAGCCAGCGTGCAAGCCGCCATGAGCGCCTATGTGGCTGCTGTGAAAAACGGCACATTTCCCGACAACGCCAAGCACGCTTGGGCCTAACCCAACCCCTTTCGTTTCATGCAAATCGTTCACACCCTCGCGGACCTGCGCCGCGCTTTACAGCCGGCCGCCCTGCGTGCCTTTGTGCCCACCATGGGCAATCTGCACCAAGGCCACTTAGAGCTGATGCAAATGGCACGCCAAGAGGTCGATAAGCGAGCAGCAACCGGCGGCATGACCGTGGCCAGCATCTTCGTCAACCGCCTGCAATTTGGCCCCAACGAAGACTTCGACACCTACCCACGCACGCTAGAAAACGATTGCGCTTTGCTAGAAACCAACGGCTGCGACGTGGTGTTTGCCCCATCCGAAAAAGACCTGTACCCCGAACCCCAAATGTTCAAGGTGCACCCACCCGCTGAGCTGGCCGACATCTTGGAAGGCGCGTTCCGACCCGGCTTCTTTGTGGGCGTGAGCACCGTGGTACAAAAGCTGTTCAACATCGTGCAGCCCGACTTGGCCGTGTTTGGCAAGAAGGACTACCAACAGCTCATGGTCATCCGCCGCATGGTGCAGCAAATGGCCCTGCCCATCGAGATCATCGGCGGCGAAACCCGCCGCGCTGAAGATGGCTTGGCCCTCAGCTCACGCAACGGCTACCTGAGCTCCGACGAACGCGCCGAAGCTGTGCAACTGTCTATGGCTTTGAAAGGTTTGGCTGCTGCCGCTCGTGCCGGCAATGCTGCTGGCCAGCTGGATGTGGCAGCCGCTGAAGCCGCTGCGATGGACGCCCTGCGCCAACGCGGCTGGGCCCCTGACTACATCACCCTGCGCCGCCAGCATGACTTATCACCCTTGAATGGCCCATGTGCTGAGCCGTTGGTGGTGTTGGGTGCGGCTAAGTTGGGTAAGACGCGGTTGATTGATAACCTCGAAGTTTGAGTTCCTCTTTGGCTTAGGTATTGGTGTGCGTGGTGGTTTTCTCCGGCTACGGTCGTGTGCGTGAGGCACGGCGGCCGCCTCATGCTGGAGTACCAGAAATCGTTGGCCGCCGCACCTCACGCACACAACTTTTCGATCTAGAAAGTCTTCGCTGGAACGAAAGCGACGTTGAAGCAACTAACCTGCGCCAGAGGTTTTCAAAACACCCATTTGTCAGCCGCAGTCTTCTCGCCTAGGGAGTGGGCGGGTGACGATTTCTGGTACCCC contains:
- a CDS encoding ScpA family protein, which codes for MPEVIDNVAVARLYGEPLFAMPQDLYIPPDALEVFLEAFQGPLDLLLYLIRKQNFNILDIPMAALTRQYLSYVDEIRTRNLELAAEYLLMAAMLIEIKSRMLLPPKKVAEGQEPEDPRAELVRRLLEYEQMKLAAAKLNEVPQFGRDFLRAQVYIEQSLQPRFPDVHVVELQQAWADILKRAKLVQHHKISREELSVREHMSIVLKHLQGKRFVEFENLFQPEQGVPVLVVTFIALLELAKETLIEITQAEAFAPIYVRLAYTPT
- the panB gene encoding 3-methyl-2-oxobutanoate hydroxymethyltransferase yields the protein MSNTNASPYGTLPPASPVAARKPISLPRLNELRARGEKITMLTAYDATFAAVADAAGVECILVGDSLGMVCQGLTSTVGVTLDTMRYHVESVARGIRRVQGTAWIIGDLPFGSYQESKEQALRSAMVLMQAGAHMVKLEGGGWTTDIVHFLVERGIPVCAHLGLTPQTVHALGGYRVQGRGDSATKLRQEAIALQDAGASMLVLEMVPEPLSTALTQELPTCHTIGIGAGNGTAGQVLVMHDMLGVNLGKNPKFVHNFMEGQASVQAAMSAYVAAVKNGTFPDNAKHAWA
- the panC gene encoding pantoate--beta-alanine ligase; translation: MQIVHTLADLRRALQPAALRAFVPTMGNLHQGHLELMQMARQEVDKRAATGGMTVASIFVNRLQFGPNEDFDTYPRTLENDCALLETNGCDVVFAPSEKDLYPEPQMFKVHPPAELADILEGAFRPGFFVGVSTVVQKLFNIVQPDLAVFGKKDYQQLMVIRRMVQQMALPIEIIGGETRRAEDGLALSSRNGYLSSDERAEAVQLSMALKGLAAAARAGNAAGQLDVAAAEAAAMDALRQRGWAPDYITLRRQHDLSPLNGPCAEPLVVLGAAKLGKTRLIDNLEV